A portion of the Desmodus rotundus isolate HL8 chromosome 8, HLdesRot8A.1, whole genome shotgun sequence genome contains these proteins:
- the ACTR8 gene encoding actin-related protein 8 isoform X1, with amino-acid sequence MTQAEKGDTENGKEKGGEKEKEQRGVKRPIVPALVPESLQEQIQSNFIVVIHPGSTTLRIGRATDTLPASIPHVIARRHKQQGQPLYKDNWLLREGLNKPESNEQRQNGLKMVDQAIWSKKMSNGTRRIPVSPEQARSYNKQIRPAILDHCSGNKWTNTSHHPEFLVGEEALYVNPLDCYNIHWPIRRGQLNIHPGPGGSLTAVLADIEVIWSHAIQKYLEIPLKDLKYYRCILLIPDIYTKQHVKELVNMILMKMGFSGIVVHQESVCATFGSGLSSTCIVDVGDQKTSVCCVEDGVSHRNTRLCLAYGGSDVSRCFYWLMQRAGFPYRECQLTNKMDCLLLQHLKETFCHLDQDISGLQDHEFQIRHPDAPALLYQFRLGDEKLQAPMALFYPSTFGIVGQKMTTLQHRSQGDPEDPHDEHYLLVTQSKQEQSAKATADRKSASKPIGFEGDLRGQSSDLPERLHSQEVDLGSSQGDCLMAGNDSEEALTALMSRKTAISLFEGKALGLDKAILHSIDCCSSDDTKKKMYSSILVVGGGLMFHKAQEFLQHRILNKMPPSFRRIIENVEVITRPKDMDPRLIAWKGGAVLACLDTTQELWIYQREWQRFGVRMLRERAAFVW; translated from the exons ATGACCCAGGCGGAAAAGGGAGACACGGAGAACGGGAAGGAGAAGGgcggagagaaggaaaaggagcagCGTGGCGTGAAGCGGCCCATCGTACCTGCCCTGGTGCCGGAGTCGCTGCAGGAG CAAATCCAGAGCAACTTCATTGTTGTCATACATCCAGGTTCAACAACTTTAAGGATTGGTCGAGCCACAGACACACTTCCTGCCAGCATTCCTCATGTCATTGCACGAAGACACAAACAACAAGGGCAGCCCCTGTACAAGGACAACTGGCTCCTAAGGGAGGGACTAAAT AAACCTGAAAGTAATGAACAAAGACAAAATGGTCTTAAAATGGTGGATCAAGCGATATGGTCTAAAAAGATGTCAAATGGTACAAGACGGATTCCTGTGTCCCCTGAACAG GCACGTTCCTACAACAAGCAGATACGACCTGCAATTTTAGATCACTGTTCGggaaataaatggacaaacacaTCTCATCACCCTGAGTTTTTGGTAGGAGAAGAG GCCTTGTATGTTAACCCATTGGACTGTTACAATATTCACTGGCCTATTAGAAGAGGTCAGTTAAATATTCACCCGGGACCTGGGGGCTCCCTCACAGCTGTTCTGGCAGATATTGAAGTAATATGGTCTCATGCAATACAAAAATACTTGGAAATTCCATTGAAAGATTTAAAG TATTATAGATGCATCTTGTTAATTCCTGATATCTATACTAAACAGCATGTGAAAGAATTAGTGAATATGATCCTAATGAAGATGGGTTTTTCAG gaattGTGGTCCATCAGGAGTCTGTGTGCGCCACTTTTGGAAGTGGTTTAAGCAGCACGTGTATTGTAGATGTTGGGGACCAGAAGACAAGTGTGTGCTGTGTGGAGGATGGGGTCTCCCATCGGAATACTCG CCTCTGCCTGGCATATGGAGGATCTGATGTATCAAGATGTTTTTACTGGTTGATGCAACGAGCTGGGTTCCCTTACAGAGAATGCCAGTTAACGAATAAAATGGATTGCCTTCTTCTGCAGCACCTGAAAGAAACTTTTTGTCATTTAGATCAG GACATCTCTGGGCTTCAGGACCATGAGTTTCAGATTCGACATCCAGATGCCCCTGCCCTGCTTTACCAGTTTCGATTAGGAGATGAAAAACTCCAG GCTCCAATGGCTTTGTTTTATCCATCAACCTTTGGAATTGTTGGACAAAAAATGACGACTCTGCAGCACAGATCGCAGGGCGATCCCGAAGATCCTCATGATGAACATTACCTGCTGGTGACCCAGAGCAAGCAGGAGCAG TCTGCAAAAGCTACTGCTGACCGAAAGTCTGCATCCAAACCCATTGGATTTGAAGGGGATCTTCGTGGGCAGTCCTCTGATCTTCCAGAAAGACTCCATTCCCAGGAGGTGGATTTGGGATCCTCCCAGGGAGACTGTCTGATGGCTGGCAACGACTCTGAGGAGGCCCTCACCGCTCTGATGTCAAGGAAGACTGCCATCTCGCTGTTTGAAGGGAAAGCTCTGGGCCTGGATAAAGCCATCCTTCACAGCATAGACTGCTGTT CCTCTGATGATACCAAAAAGAAGATGTACAGCTCCATCCTGGTGGTGGGAGGCGGTTTGATGTTTCATAAAGCACAAGAATTTCTGCAGCACAGAATTCTCAACAAAATGCCACCTTCGTTTAGGCGAATTATTGAAAATGTGGAAGTGATCACAAGGCCGAAG GACATGGACCCTCGGCTGATTGCGTGGAAAGGAGGGGCAGTGCTGGCTTGTTTGGATACGACACAGGAACTGTGGATTTATCAGCGAGAATGGCAGCGCTTTGGTGTCCGCATGTTACGAGAGCGAGCTGCCTTTGTATGGTGA
- the ACTR8 gene encoding actin-related protein 8 isoform X2, which produces MVDQAIWSKKMSNGTRRIPVSPEQARSYNKQIRPAILDHCSGNKWTNTSHHPEFLVGEEALYVNPLDCYNIHWPIRRGQLNIHPGPGGSLTAVLADIEVIWSHAIQKYLEIPLKDLKYYRCILLIPDIYTKQHVKELVNMILMKMGFSGIVVHQESVCATFGSGLSSTCIVDVGDQKTSVCCVEDGVSHRNTRLCLAYGGSDVSRCFYWLMQRAGFPYRECQLTNKMDCLLLQHLKETFCHLDQDISGLQDHEFQIRHPDAPALLYQFRLGDEKLQAPMALFYPSTFGIVGQKMTTLQHRSQGDPEDPHDEHYLLVTQSKQEQSAKATADRKSASKPIGFEGDLRGQSSDLPERLHSQEVDLGSSQGDCLMAGNDSEEALTALMSRKTAISLFEGKALGLDKAILHSIDCCSSDDTKKKMYSSILVVGGGLMFHKAQEFLQHRILNKMPPSFRRIIENVEVITRPKDMDPRLIAWKGGAVLACLDTTQELWIYQREWQRFGVRMLRERAAFVW; this is translated from the exons ATGGTGGATCAAGCGATATGGTCTAAAAAGATGTCAAATGGTACAAGACGGATTCCTGTGTCCCCTGAACAG GCACGTTCCTACAACAAGCAGATACGACCTGCAATTTTAGATCACTGTTCGggaaataaatggacaaacacaTCTCATCACCCTGAGTTTTTGGTAGGAGAAGAG GCCTTGTATGTTAACCCATTGGACTGTTACAATATTCACTGGCCTATTAGAAGAGGTCAGTTAAATATTCACCCGGGACCTGGGGGCTCCCTCACAGCTGTTCTGGCAGATATTGAAGTAATATGGTCTCATGCAATACAAAAATACTTGGAAATTCCATTGAAAGATTTAAAG TATTATAGATGCATCTTGTTAATTCCTGATATCTATACTAAACAGCATGTGAAAGAATTAGTGAATATGATCCTAATGAAGATGGGTTTTTCAG gaattGTGGTCCATCAGGAGTCTGTGTGCGCCACTTTTGGAAGTGGTTTAAGCAGCACGTGTATTGTAGATGTTGGGGACCAGAAGACAAGTGTGTGCTGTGTGGAGGATGGGGTCTCCCATCGGAATACTCG CCTCTGCCTGGCATATGGAGGATCTGATGTATCAAGATGTTTTTACTGGTTGATGCAACGAGCTGGGTTCCCTTACAGAGAATGCCAGTTAACGAATAAAATGGATTGCCTTCTTCTGCAGCACCTGAAAGAAACTTTTTGTCATTTAGATCAG GACATCTCTGGGCTTCAGGACCATGAGTTTCAGATTCGACATCCAGATGCCCCTGCCCTGCTTTACCAGTTTCGATTAGGAGATGAAAAACTCCAG GCTCCAATGGCTTTGTTTTATCCATCAACCTTTGGAATTGTTGGACAAAAAATGACGACTCTGCAGCACAGATCGCAGGGCGATCCCGAAGATCCTCATGATGAACATTACCTGCTGGTGACCCAGAGCAAGCAGGAGCAG TCTGCAAAAGCTACTGCTGACCGAAAGTCTGCATCCAAACCCATTGGATTTGAAGGGGATCTTCGTGGGCAGTCCTCTGATCTTCCAGAAAGACTCCATTCCCAGGAGGTGGATTTGGGATCCTCCCAGGGAGACTGTCTGATGGCTGGCAACGACTCTGAGGAGGCCCTCACCGCTCTGATGTCAAGGAAGACTGCCATCTCGCTGTTTGAAGGGAAAGCTCTGGGCCTGGATAAAGCCATCCTTCACAGCATAGACTGCTGTT CCTCTGATGATACCAAAAAGAAGATGTACAGCTCCATCCTGGTGGTGGGAGGCGGTTTGATGTTTCATAAAGCACAAGAATTTCTGCAGCACAGAATTCTCAACAAAATGCCACCTTCGTTTAGGCGAATTATTGAAAATGTGGAAGTGATCACAAGGCCGAAG GACATGGACCCTCGGCTGATTGCGTGGAAAGGAGGGGCAGTGCTGGCTTGTTTGGATACGACACAGGAACTGTGGATTTATCAGCGAGAATGGCAGCGCTTTGGTGTCCGCATGTTACGAGAGCGAGCTGCCTTTGTATGGTGA